In Clostridium swellfunianum, a genomic segment contains:
- a CDS encoding MBL fold metallo-hydrolase, which produces MKLIVLGNYGTFPGKNGACSGYLLQDKGVNILIDCGNGVMSRLQNYCSINDLDAIVLTHLHRDHTSDMHILKYAIETMMEFKTMNKAIKVYLPLTPFDEYKSFIYKDVYKLFSIQDRNTIDIKGIKVSFFEMSHSVESYGIRVENNGKVFSYSGDTVFNDNIKSLAQNSDFFMCEATATERMKSMAPNIPHLTPREAALIASEAKVKLLGLTHFWFEEERETYFKEAYQFFENVILSEENKEYLF; this is translated from the coding sequence ATGAAGCTTATAGTCTTAGGTAACTATGGGACGTTTCCGGGAAAAAATGGTGCATGTTCAGGTTACTTGCTGCAGGATAAAGGAGTAAATATACTAATTGACTGTGGTAACGGAGTTATGAGCAGGCTTCAAAATTACTGCAGTATAAATGATTTAGATGCAATTGTTTTAACTCATTTACATAGGGATCATACATCGGATATGCATATTTTAAAATATGCTATTGAGACTATGATGGAGTTTAAAACAATGAATAAAGCGATAAAGGTATATTTGCCGCTTACTCCATTTGATGAATACAAAAGCTTTATATATAAAGATGTATACAAATTATTTTCTATTCAAGATAGAAATACTATAGATATAAAAGGTATAAAGGTAAGCTTTTTTGAAATGAGCCATAGTGTAGAAAGCTATGGAATAAGGGTGGAAAATAACGGTAAAGTATTTTCTTATAGTGGTGATACAGTTTTTAATGATAATATTAAAAGTTTAGCACAAAACTCGGATTTTTTCATGTGCGAGGCAACTGCTACTGAGAGAATGAAAAGTATGGCTCCCAATATACCACATCTCACTCCTCGTGAAGCTGCTTTAATTGCATCTGAGGCTAAGGTTAAGCTCTTGGGTTTAACACATTTTTGGTTTGAAGAAGAGAGAGAAACATATTTTAAAGAAGCATATCAATTTTTTGAGAATGTAATTCTATCTGAAGAAAATAAAGAATATTTATTTTGA
- a CDS encoding FUSC family protein produces MKLQFKKVGMRNIKTAIAVVISVLISKSLKMEYPFYAAIASIISLQNSVENSFKAGRNRMLGTMIGALVGFICASISPENPILVGLGIVCVIYLCNLLNWKESASIAGVVFCAIMLNLKGNSPILYSINRILDTFVGITVAIAVNYFIAPPKVNENAKA; encoded by the coding sequence ATGAAGCTTCAGTTTAAAAAAGTAGGGATGAGGAATATAAAAACTGCTATAGCTGTGGTTATTTCAGTGCTTATATCAAAGTCGCTTAAAATGGAATATCCTTTTTATGCAGCTATTGCTTCCATTATTTCATTGCAGAATTCTGTGGAGAATTCCTTTAAGGCTGGGAGAAACAGAATGCTTGGAACTATGATAGGAGCCTTGGTTGGTTTTATTTGCGCTTCTATAAGCCCTGAAAACCCTATTCTAGTTGGATTAGGAATTGTTTGCGTAATTTACTTATGCAACCTTTTAAATTGGAAGGAGTCTGCTTCTATTGCAGGGGTTGTATTTTGTGCTATAATGCTTAATTTAAAAGGAAATAGCCCTATTCTTTACAGTATAAATAGAATTCTAGATACCTTTGTGGGGATAACGGTAGCTATTGCCGTAAATTATTTCATAGCACCTCCTAAGGTGAATGAGAATGCTAAAGCTTAA
- a CDS encoding gamma carbonic anhydrase family protein, which yields MLYKYEDKYPKIHSSAFIAPSADVIGDVTIDEDSSVWFGAVIRGDENYIKVGKGTNIQDNCTVHINNSDYATRIGDYVTIGHNAVVHACTIGDYCLIGMGAIVLDGAEVGDYTIIGAGSLVTSGKKIPSGVIAIGSPVKIVRELTNEEKKELEDSAKNYIKFARKFK from the coding sequence ATGCTTTATAAATACGAAGATAAATATCCTAAAATACATAGTAGTGCTTTTATCGCTCCAAGTGCGGATGTGATTGGTGACGTTACAATAGATGAGGACTCAAGTGTTTGGTTTGGAGCTGTTATTAGAGGTGATGAAAATTATATAAAGGTTGGGAAAGGCACTAATATACAAGATAATTGTACTGTCCATATAAACAACAGTGATTATGCAACAAGAATAGGAGATTATGTGACTATAGGGCATAATGCAGTAGTTCATGCATGCACTATTGGTGATTATTGTTTAATTGGTATGGGAGCAATTGTTTTAGATGGTGCTGAGGTTGGAGACTATACTATTATTGGAGCAGGAAGTCTAGTCACTAGTGGGAAGAAGATACCTTCAGGAGTTATAGCTATTGGCTCTCCTGTAAAGATTGTAAGAGAACTCACTAATGAAGAAAAGAAAGAGCTTGAAGATTCTGCCAAGAACTATATAAAATTTGCTAGAAAATTTAAGTAA
- a CDS encoding DUF350 domain-containing protein: protein MEVLNNLGLSALFGLLGILILAVGYVIFDKMIPLDFNKELEKGNVAVAIVIAGMLLGIAIIVSRVVAA from the coding sequence ATGGAGGTTTTAAATAACTTAGGACTTAGTGCGTTATTCGGACTTTTAGGAATACTTATATTAGCAGTAGGTTACGTTATATTTGACAAAATGATTCCACTAGATTTTAACAAAGAGCTTGAGAAAGGAAATGTAGCTGTAGCAATAGTTATAGCAGGCATGCTTCTTGGAATAGCTATTATAGTATCAAGAGTAGTGGCAGCTTAA
- a CDS encoding CidA/LrgA family protein yields MKYLRQLAIILVICFLGEALNRLFNIPIPGNVIGMVILLIALITGIIKLESIEGVTDFLLKHLAFFFVPAGIGVISSFDIIKTSLIPMLIVIVLSTIIVIAVTGITVQLLKGGR; encoded by the coding sequence ATGAAGTATTTAAGACAGCTTGCTATTATATTAGTCATTTGTTTCTTAGGTGAAGCCCTAAATAGATTATTCAATATACCTATACCAGGTAATGTTATAGGTATGGTTATACTTCTTATCGCTTTAATTACTGGCATTATTAAGCTTGAGTCAATAGAAGGTGTAACTGATTTTCTACTTAAGCACTTGGCTTTCTTTTTTGTGCCTGCAGGGATTGGAGTTATATCTAGTTTTGATATTATAAAAACTAGCCTTATCCCAATGCTTATAGTGATTGTTTTGTCTACGATAATAGTTATAGCAGTTACAGGAATCACAGTGCAGCTTTTGAAAGGAGGCAGGTAA
- a CDS encoding LrgB family protein translates to MRELFDTPLFGIMISLLTFEIGVYLNKKTKKAIFNPLLISQSLIILFLIKFNISVESYNKGGQLISFFLAPATVILAVPLYRKIKLLKENAAPILIGITAGSVAGMVSVILLGKLFGLQELIKTSMIAKSVTAPIGIEISNQIGGVSAITVAAIIITGIFGAVAGDLICKLLRIKDKVAVGTAIGTAAHALGTTKAMELGETEGAMSSLSIGVAGLITVVLAPVMVKLFL, encoded by the coding sequence ATGAGGGAGCTCTTTGACACTCCATTATTTGGGATAATGATTTCGCTTTTAACCTTTGAAATAGGGGTTTATTTAAATAAGAAAACAAAGAAGGCTATTTTTAATCCGCTACTTATAAGTCAAAGTTTAATTATTTTATTCTTAATTAAATTTAATATAAGTGTGGAGTCTTATAATAAAGGCGGGCAGTTAATATCATTTTTTCTAGCCCCTGCAACGGTTATACTTGCTGTACCTCTATATAGGAAGATTAAACTTTTAAAGGAAAATGCTGCACCTATTTTAATAGGAATAACAGCTGGTTCAGTTGCTGGCATGGTAAGTGTTATATTACTAGGGAAATTGTTTGGGTTGCAGGAACTGATAAAAACTTCTATGATTGCAAAATCTGTTACTGCTCCTATTGGTATTGAGATATCAAATCAAATTGGAGGGGTTTCTGCTATAACTGTTGCAGCTATTATTATAACGGGAATTTTCGGTGCTGTGGCAGGTGATTTAATCTGCAAGCTTCTAAGAATAAAGGATAAGGTAGCAGTTGGTACGGCTATAGGAACTGCGGCCCATGCTTTAGGAACTACAAAAGCTATGGAACTTGGCGAAACAGAAGGAGCCATGAGCAGTCTTTCTATTGGAGTAGCCGGATTAATAACTGTAGTTTTAGCACCTGTAATGGTAAAATTATTTTTATAG
- a CDS encoding ComEC/Rec2 family competence protein produces MKKRIMIITLIFILIFGYRVDAETNKYEVHFIDTGQSDCILIKGPDKSYLIDTGFEGSYENISNYIKSRGVSKLEEVIITHYHDDHYGSLEKLVKNDLVKKVVLPRHQEKYRELVFSYLNDRDVEVEYINENFVIKNEGINIKALLPKKEDMEIENNNGTVLVGTIDNVKYAFMADVELDREKSLVKEKELINADIVKVPHHGLDTSSAEGLVRVLNPRAVIITCDGRESPSREILNRYENYKTAIFRTDMNGNILVKAKPENKEIEIITSKVIQ; encoded by the coding sequence GTGAAAAAACGCATTATGATTATAACTCTCATATTTATATTGATATTTGGGTATAGAGTGGATGCAGAAACAAATAAATATGAGGTTCATTTTATTGATACAGGACAAAGCGATTGTATTTTAATAAAAGGACCAGATAAAAGCTATTTAATTGATACAGGCTTTGAAGGTTCTTATGAGAATATATCAAACTATATAAAATCCAGAGGAGTAAGTAAGCTTGAAGAGGTTATTATAACACATTATCATGATGATCACTATGGAAGTCTAGAAAAGCTTGTGAAGAATGATTTGGTTAAGAAGGTTGTTCTTCCAAGACATCAGGAGAAGTATAGAGAGTTAGTATTTTCATATTTGAATGATAGAGATGTTGAAGTTGAATACATAAATGAAAATTTTGTTATAAAAAATGAAGGTATAAATATAAAAGCACTCTTGCCTAAAAAAGAAGATATGGAAATTGAAAATAACAATGGAACGGTTCTTGTCGGAACAATAGATAATGTAAAGTATGCTTTCATGGCTGATGTCGAATTGGATAGAGAAAAAAGCCTTGTAAAAGAAAAAGAACTTATAAATGCAGATATCGTTAAGGTTCCTCATCATGGATTAGATACAAGTTCAGCAGAAGGATTGGTTAGGGTGTTAAATCCTAGAGCTGTAATAATTACCTGCGATGGAAGAGAAAGTCCAAGCAGAGAAATATTGAATAGATATGAAAATTATAAGACTGCAATATTTAGAACAGATATGAATGGAAATATACTTGTTAAAGCAAAACCTGAAAATAAAGAGATTGAAATTATAACTAGTAAAGTGATACAATAA
- a CDS encoding GAF domain-containing protein — translation MFKLDALSKMTTEEKYKYMLILVEGQCSSEKDALANLSNASAIIKSCMDKLNWAGFYFMRSGELVLGPFQGLPACNRIAVGKGVCGTAAAERKIQRIANVHDFPGHIACDSASNSEIVLPIVKDNVVYGVLDLDSPELNRFTELEEQYLAKFVDKLNKYINWDEL, via the coding sequence ATGTTTAAACTAGATGCTTTATCAAAAATGACAACTGAAGAAAAATATAAATATATGCTTATACTTGTGGAAGGTCAGTGCAGTTCCGAAAAGGACGCTTTAGCTAACTTAAGTAATGCAAGTGCAATTATAAAGTCATGTATGGATAAATTAAACTGGGCGGGTTTTTATTTTATGAGAAGCGGTGAGCTAGTGCTTGGACCTTTTCAAGGACTTCCTGCTTGCAATAGAATTGCTGTTGGAAAGGGAGTATGTGGAACTGCAGCTGCTGAAAGAAAAATTCAAAGAATAGCTAATGTCCATGACTTTCCGGGTCATATTGCTTGTGATTCTGCTTCAAATTCCGAGATAGTTCTTCCTATAGTAAAAGATAATGTAGTTTATGGTGTCTTGGATTTAGACAGCCCAGAACTTAATAGATTTACAGAGCTTGAAGAACAATATTTAGCTAAGTTTGTTGATAAGCTTAATAAGTATATTAATTGGGATGAACTTTAA
- a CDS encoding cation-translocating P-type ATPase produces MWFVKSKDEVINELQVNALHGLTSEEAKARLEKYGENKLAAKKSKSLFQLFFAQLNDAMIYILLGAALISGILGEISDSIIIALVILINAIVGLIQESKAEKALEALKKLSTPKAIVKRDGELKEIASEEVVPGDLVIIDAGRYIPCDLRLIETANLQIEESALTGESVPVDKNSDLVLDAPDTPLGDQKNMAFMSTLSTYGRGVGVAVGTGMTTEIGKIAKMLEEGGTEQTPLQKKLAELGKILGFAALGICAVMFVVGIIQGRDLFEMFFTAISLAVAAIPEGLPAIVTIVLAIGVQRMIKENAIVRKLPAVETLGSVNIICSDKTGTLTQNKMTVVKFYADNAFGELSSLNIDEPEHKLLLENIVLCNDATYTEESKTGDPTEIALLEAGVKFNIFKTDLEKQHPRINEVPFDSDRKLMTTVNKYDEEYYVFTKGATDNLLKICKNAYINGEVVPLTLDIIDEIMNKANAMSDDALRVLGSAFKKIESPHVEIDTLETELTFIGLIGMIDPPRLEVKDSIALCKKSGIKTIMITGDHKNTAFAIAKELGIADDPSQAIFGAEIDKLSDEELSNRIDNLRVFARVSPEHKVKIVKAFKAKGNIVSMTGDGVNDAPSLKAADIGVAMGITGTDVAKGASDMILTDDNFKTIVSAIEEGRNIYNNIKKSIIFLLSCNTGEIIALFFAILLGWASPLKPIHILWVNLVTDTLPALSLGVDPGDPNVMEEKPRNPKHSLFAQGAGVSLILNGILIGLLTLAAFVIGARVYTGTTALFPIFPENISEDALTHAQTMAFVVLSVSQLVHSINMRHPSKSIFQIGWFTNKFLIASVLFGIFLQDVVITVPFLRDVFKVFDLNAKDWLFVGALSIVPLIVNEIAKIFIRMKHKK; encoded by the coding sequence ATGTGGTTTGTAAAAAGTAAAGATGAAGTTATTAATGAACTTCAGGTTAATGCGCTTCATGGACTTACGTCAGAAGAAGCAAAAGCTAGACTAGAAAAGTATGGTGAAAACAAGCTTGCTGCTAAAAAAAGTAAAAGCCTGTTCCAATTGTTCTTTGCTCAATTAAATGACGCAATGATCTATATTCTATTAGGTGCAGCTCTTATTTCTGGCATACTAGGAGAAATAAGTGACTCAATAATAATTGCACTTGTTATTCTTATCAATGCTATAGTAGGCCTTATTCAGGAATCCAAGGCTGAAAAAGCTCTTGAGGCACTCAAAAAGCTTTCAACCCCTAAAGCAATTGTTAAAAGAGATGGAGAGCTTAAAGAAATTGCTTCAGAGGAAGTAGTTCCTGGTGATTTAGTAATTATAGACGCAGGAAGATATATTCCCTGCGACTTAAGACTTATTGAAACAGCAAATCTTCAAATCGAAGAATCAGCACTTACAGGCGAATCCGTTCCAGTAGATAAAAACTCAGATTTAGTTTTAGATGCTCCAGATACTCCTCTCGGGGATCAAAAGAACATGGCCTTCATGTCAACTCTATCAACTTATGGTAGAGGTGTTGGAGTAGCTGTTGGAACTGGTATGACTACTGAAATAGGTAAAATCGCTAAAATGCTTGAAGAAGGTGGAACTGAACAGACTCCACTTCAGAAGAAGCTTGCTGAGCTTGGAAAAATCTTAGGCTTTGCTGCTCTTGGTATATGTGCTGTTATGTTCGTAGTTGGTATAATCCAAGGAAGAGACTTATTTGAAATGTTCTTTACAGCTATAAGCCTTGCAGTTGCGGCTATACCAGAAGGCCTGCCTGCTATAGTTACTATAGTTCTTGCTATAGGCGTTCAAAGAATGATAAAGGAAAATGCCATTGTCAGAAAACTTCCTGCAGTTGAAACACTCGGATCTGTAAACATAATTTGTTCCGATAAAACTGGTACATTAACACAAAACAAAATGACAGTTGTTAAATTCTATGCAGACAATGCTTTTGGCGAACTTTCTTCATTAAATATAGATGAACCAGAGCATAAACTTCTTTTAGAAAACATAGTGCTCTGTAATGACGCTACTTATACTGAAGAATCAAAAACTGGCGACCCAACAGAGATAGCTCTTTTAGAGGCAGGAGTTAAATTTAATATATTTAAGACTGATCTTGAAAAGCAGCATCCTAGAATAAACGAAGTGCCTTTTGATTCTGATAGAAAGCTTATGACAACAGTTAACAAATATGATGAAGAATACTATGTATTCACAAAGGGTGCAACAGACAACCTTCTTAAGATTTGTAAAAATGCTTATATAAACGGCGAGGTAGTTCCATTAACTTTAGATATAATAGACGAGATAATGAACAAGGCAAATGCTATGTCTGATGACGCTCTTAGAGTTTTAGGTTCAGCCTTTAAAAAGATTGAGTCACCTCACGTTGAAATAGATACTTTAGAAACTGAATTAACCTTCATAGGTCTAATAGGTATGATTGACCCGCCAAGGCTTGAGGTTAAGGACTCAATAGCACTTTGCAAGAAGTCTGGAATAAAGACAATAATGATAACCGGAGACCATAAAAACACTGCTTTTGCAATAGCTAAGGAGCTTGGCATTGCCGACGATCCATCACAGGCTATTTTCGGAGCAGAGATAGATAAACTTTCTGATGAAGAGTTAAGCAATAGAATTGACAACTTAAGAGTATTTGCTAGAGTTTCTCCAGAGCATAAGGTTAAAATAGTTAAGGCCTTCAAGGCAAAGGGAAACATAGTATCCATGACAGGAGACGGTGTAAATGACGCTCCATCACTAAAAGCTGCTGATATCGGAGTTGCAATGGGAATTACAGGAACGGACGTTGCAAAAGGTGCATCTGATATGATACTTACAGATGACAATTTTAAGACTATAGTTTCTGCAATAGAAGAAGGAAGAAATATTTACAACAACATTAAGAAATCTATTATCTTCCTATTATCCTGCAACACTGGAGAAATAATTGCCTTATTCTTTGCTATACTTCTTGGTTGGGCATCACCGCTTAAACCAATTCACATACTATGGGTTAACCTTGTTACTGATACGCTTCCAGCATTATCTCTTGGAGTTGACCCAGGAGACCCAAATGTTATGGAAGAAAAGCCTCGTAATCCTAAGCATAGCTTGTTTGCTCAAGGTGCAGGCGTAAGTTTAATTTTAAATGGTATCTTGATAGGTTTATTAACACTGGCTGCCTTTGTTATAGGAGCAAGAGTTTACACAGGTACAACTGCTTTATTCCCAATCTTCCCTGAAAATATTTCAGAAGATGCTTTAACTCATGCACAAACTATGGCCTTTGTTGTACTTAGCGTATCTCAGTTGGTTCACTCAATAAACATGAGACACCCAAGCAAGTCTATTTTCCAAATTGGCTGGTTTACAAACAAGTTCCTTATAGCTTCAGTTCTATTTGGAATATTCCTACAGGACGTAGTTATAACAGTGCCATTCTTAAGAGATGTGTTCAAGGTATTTGATCTTAACGCAAAAGATTGGTTATTTGTAGGCGCTTTATCAATAGTACCTCTTATAGTAAATGAAATTGCTAAGATATTTATAAGAATGAAACATAAAAAGTAA
- a CDS encoding SDR family oxidoreductase: MYTLALLLKIGEVFMQKILVTGAGGFLASRFYEVYKNKYDIISLKRGDLDITDEAKVIETIRDAKPDYVLHTAALADTGKCEENKELSFAINVKGSINIAKACSLSKAKLLHFSTEQIFNGNVEAGPYSEKSIPVANTTYGKHKLQAEEEIKNILEEAWILRLTWMFGLPERFKKVNSNIVWNVVSAAIKGNSLKIPTNEFRGMTYAYDLLKNIPNIIKVPYGIYNTGSENNLSTYDIAKLVVEELGLSYRIENIIQKDEERYKDLPRDIRISNKKFRNLGIEFLSTEKAIKQCVNDFGMRF, encoded by the coding sequence ATTTATACTTTAGCTTTATTACTAAAGATAGGAGAGGTATTCATGCAAAAAATATTGGTAACAGGGGCAGGAGGATTTCTTGCCTCAAGATTTTACGAAGTTTATAAGAACAAGTATGATATTATTTCTTTAAAAAGAGGAGATTTGGATATTACTGATGAAGCAAAGGTTATTGAAACTATAAGAGATGCTAAGCCTGATTATGTGCTTCATACTGCTGCATTAGCAGATACGGGAAAGTGCGAGGAAAATAAAGAACTTTCATTTGCTATAAATGTTAAAGGAAGCATAAATATTGCAAAGGCTTGCAGCTTGTCTAAAGCAAAGCTTCTTCATTTTAGTACTGAGCAGATTTTTAATGGAAATGTAGAAGCAGGACCATACAGCGAGAAGAGTATTCCAGTTGCTAACACAACCTACGGAAAGCACAAGCTTCAAGCTGAAGAAGAGATTAAAAATATTTTAGAAGAAGCATGGATTTTAAGGCTAACTTGGATGTTTGGACTTCCTGAAAGATTTAAAAAGGTTAATTCCAACATAGTTTGGAATGTAGTTTCTGCAGCTATTAAAGGAAACAGCTTAAAGATTCCTACCAATGAATTTAGAGGCATGACCTATGCTTATGATTTGCTTAAAAATATTCCAAATATAATTAAAGTGCCTTATGGAATTTATAACACAGGAAGCGAAAATAATTTAAGTACCTATGACATAGCTAAGCTAGTTGTAGAAGAGCTTGGTTTATCCTATAGAATTGAGAATATAATTCAAAAGGATGAGGAAAGGTATAAGGACTTGCCAAGGGATATTAGAATTTCCAATAAAAAGTTTAGAAATTTAGGAATTGAGTTTTTAAGTACTGAAAAAGCTATAAAGCAGTGTGTAAATGATTTTGGAATGAGGTTTTAA
- a CDS encoding Gfo/Idh/MocA family protein, whose amino-acid sequence MYAEERRNVNFAIAGLGGIGRVHAISAYAANMTLNLPYNLNLVKTYTRRPAQGSVNGTKNTQDLDEAVNDKNIDFIDICTPNDSHMDIVKAAAHAGMPIYCEKPLSSSCKEAEEMTRLVKEAGIKNAVALIYRFVPAVRLIKEELEEGTIGEIIDFKIKLYHKSYLDSNKKGVWRTKAASGGGALLDLGIHLIDIIHFTMGEVEKVKAESRIFFEDRTSVDEISNCELHLENGIRGNLEVSRVFADKEESTTFVVYGTKGSLRMTSADSMNIEIYDFNKNISYIKSAKGNKNILKYYGGSTMGFFYDSHKASIVNFAEIILGKEVEEGLTPTFEDGLKAQRVVEACYKSSREKREVNIEEI is encoded by the coding sequence ATGTATGCTGAAGAACGAAGGAATGTAAATTTTGCAATAGCAGGGCTTGGAGGCATAGGCAGGGTTCATGCTATAAGTGCTTATGCAGCAAATATGACTTTGAATTTGCCTTATAATTTAAATTTGGTTAAGACTTATACAAGAAGACCTGCACAAGGTTCTGTAAATGGTACAAAAAACACACAAGATTTAGACGAGGCGGTTAATGATAAAAATATTGATTTTATAGATATTTGTACTCCCAATGATTCTCACATGGATATAGTCAAGGCTGCTGCTCATGCGGGAATGCCTATATACTGCGAAAAACCTTTGTCCTCAAGCTGTAAGGAAGCTGAAGAGATGACAAGGCTTGTTAAGGAAGCAGGGATTAAAAATGCTGTGGCCTTAATCTATAGGTTTGTACCAGCTGTAAGGCTAATTAAAGAAGAACTTGAGGAAGGTACTATAGGAGAAATTATAGACTTTAAAATAAAGCTTTATCACAAAAGCTATTTAGACTCTAATAAGAAAGGCGTTTGGAGAACCAAGGCAGCTTCAGGAGGGGGAGCTCTTTTAGACTTAGGAATTCATTTAATTGACATAATTCATTTTACAATGGGTGAAGTAGAAAAAGTTAAGGCGGAGTCGCGAATATTTTTTGAGGATAGAACAAGTGTTGATGAAATCTCAAACTGCGAGCTGCATCTTGAAAACGGCATAAGGGGAAATCTGGAGGTTTCAAGGGTCTTTGCAGATAAGGAAGAATCAACTACTTTTGTCGTTTACGGAACAAAAGGAAGCCTTAGAATGACCTCTGCTGACTCTATGAATATAGAAATATATGATTTCAACAAAAATATTTCATACATAAAAAGTGCAAAGGGAAACAAAAATATTTTAAAATACTATGGTGGATCAACCATGGGATTCTTCTATGACAGCCATAAGGCAAGTATAGTTAATTTTGCAGAAATAATTTTAGGAAAAGAAGTGGAAGAAGGGCTTACCCCAACCTTTGAAGATGGCCTTAAGGCACAAAGGGTTGTAGAGGCATGCTATAAGTCAAGCAGAGAGAAAAGGGAAGTTAATATAGAGGAAATTTAA
- a CDS encoding YaaR family protein: protein MEISRVKRNTPVSSEDKKGVASKKDFSQNFNFARDKKNEEQLKKLQEDIKKKGNRLAITKCYSDVHAYKKLIQDYLKSVLAYMYDVNKDVSFWQTQYFMTVETIDEKLKELTEMLLSEEKDNLSIASTIDEISGLVVDIYR from the coding sequence TTGGAAATATCAAGAGTAAAGAGAAATACTCCAGTTTCCTCTGAGGATAAAAAAGGTGTTGCTTCTAAAAAAGATTTTTCGCAAAATTTTAATTTTGCAAGAGATAAAAAAAATGAAGAGCAGCTTAAAAAACTGCAGGAGGATATAAAGAAAAAGGGTAATAGGCTTGCTATAACTAAGTGTTACTCAGATGTTCATGCTTATAAAAAGCTTATACAGGATTATTTGAAATCTGTTTTAGCTTATATGTATGATGTGAACAAGGACGTAAGTTTCTGGCAGACACAGTACTTTATGACTGTTGAAACCATCGATGAAAAGCTTAAAGAACTTACTGAAATGCTATTGTCTGAGGAAAAGGATAACCTGAGTATTGCTTCTACTATAGATGAAATTTCTGGACTTGTAGTCGATATATATAGGTAA